One genomic segment of Candidatus Methylomirabilota bacterium includes these proteins:
- a CDS encoding acetyl-CoA carboxylase carboxyltransferase subunit alpha, which produces MATEALDFEKPLLALEARIAALRQEERAEAASEAVELEDRLRRLQRKVFGRLTAWQRVQLARHPRRPYTLDFVKLLLDDWVELHGDRLYGDDHAIVAGLGRFEERPVVVIGHQKGRDTREKLFRNFGMPHPEGYRKALRVMQLGEKFAKPVITLIDTPGAYPGIAAEERGQAEAIARNLREMAGLRTPIVAVVTGEGGSGGALALGVADRVFMLEHAIYSVISPEGCAAILWEDARRAREAAEVLRITAPDLLKLGVIDSVIPEPPGGAHRNWEAAAGETRTALRAALAELRKLSGDELVQQRYAKFRRMGVFEESL; this is translated from the coding sequence GTGGCGACCGAGGCCCTCGACTTCGAGAAGCCGCTCCTGGCGCTGGAAGCGCGCATCGCGGCCCTCCGCCAGGAGGAGCGCGCCGAGGCAGCGAGCGAGGCCGTCGAACTGGAGGACCGGCTCCGGCGGCTCCAGCGCAAGGTCTTCGGGCGCCTGACGGCCTGGCAGCGGGTGCAGCTGGCCCGACACCCGCGCCGGCCCTACACGCTCGACTTCGTCAAGCTCCTGCTGGACGACTGGGTCGAGCTCCACGGCGACCGCCTCTACGGGGATGACCACGCCATCGTCGCCGGCCTCGGGCGCTTCGAGGAGCGGCCAGTCGTGGTGATCGGCCACCAGAAAGGCCGGGATACCCGCGAAAAGCTCTTCCGGAACTTCGGCATGCCTCATCCCGAGGGCTACCGCAAAGCCCTCCGGGTCATGCAGCTCGGCGAGAAGTTCGCCAAGCCCGTCATCACGCTCATCGACACCCCGGGCGCCTATCCGGGCATCGCCGCCGAGGAGCGCGGGCAGGCCGAGGCGATCGCCCGGAACCTGCGCGAGATGGCCGGGCTCCGGACGCCCATCGTGGCGGTCGTCACCGGGGAAGGGGGCAGCGGCGGCGCCCTCGCCCTCGGCGTGGCCGACCGCGTCTTCATGCTGGAGCACGCCATCTACTCGGTCATCTCCCCGGAAGGGTGCGCCGCCATCCTGTGGGAAGACGCGCGGCGGGCGCGGGAGGCGGCCGAGGTTCTGCGGATCACCGCGCCGGATCTCCTGAAGCTGGGCGTGATCGACAGCGTCATCCCCGAGCCACCGGGCGGAGCCCACCGGAACTGGGAGGCGGCGGCGGGGGAGACGCGGACGGCCCTGCGGGCCGCCCTGGCCGAGCTCCGCAAGCTCAGCGGCGACGAGCTCGTCCAGCAGCGCTACGCGAAGTTCCGCCGGATGGGGGTCTTCGAGGAATCCCTCTAG
- a CDS encoding sugar-binding domain-containing protein, with translation MRGRQDNGQDEVRQMVRCVQLYYRAQRHQNEIARELGMSSSKVSRLLKRAFAEGVVRVELELPKRPKLEAALVERFSLRDAVVIPFGEARDIKEDLGAAAARYFEKVAADRVRVGVSCGYTLYCLIRGLRERRFRDLEVYPLSAETTLELVDLFPNTLVGMMAAKYRPHVRAYALPGQVLGSLAEIQQERQRLLRRGEVRRIYEAANNVDLALVGIGMIGEATAGFCSLAEFYGVSVQRLRALGVVGEINYHPYDQNGQILDRKELRALTRRVLAVTPGRLRELSAEYGKFVIAVAGGPDKRQAILGAMRGRFANVLVTDEDTAAALLAAPREAEA, from the coding sequence ATGCGCGGACGCCAGGACAACGGGCAGGACGAGGTACGGCAGATGGTGCGCTGCGTGCAGCTCTACTACCGCGCGCAGCGCCATCAGAACGAGATCGCGCGGGAACTGGGCATGTCGTCGTCCAAGGTCTCGCGCCTCCTCAAGCGCGCCTTCGCCGAGGGCGTCGTCCGGGTGGAGCTCGAATTGCCCAAGCGCCCGAAGCTGGAGGCGGCGCTGGTCGAGCGCTTCAGCCTGCGCGACGCCGTGGTGATCCCGTTCGGCGAGGCGCGGGACATCAAGGAGGACCTGGGGGCGGCGGCCGCCCGCTACTTCGAGAAGGTCGCGGCCGATCGCGTCCGCGTCGGGGTCTCCTGTGGGTACACCCTCTACTGTCTCATCCGGGGCCTCCGGGAGCGGCGATTCCGCGACCTGGAGGTCTATCCCCTCTCCGCCGAGACCACGCTCGAGCTGGTGGACCTGTTCCCCAACACGCTGGTCGGCATGATGGCCGCCAAGTACCGGCCCCACGTCCGAGCCTACGCGCTGCCGGGCCAGGTCCTGGGCTCGCTGGCCGAGATCCAGCAGGAGCGACAGCGGCTCCTCCGCCGTGGCGAGGTGCGACGGATCTACGAGGCCGCCAACAACGTGGACCTGGCGCTGGTGGGGATCGGGATGATCGGCGAGGCCACGGCCGGCTTCTGCTCACTGGCCGAGTTCTACGGGGTGAGCGTCCAGCGCCTCCGGGCGCTCGGGGTCGTGGGCGAGATCAACTATCACCCGTACGATCAGAACGGCCAGATCCTCGACCGCAAGGAGCTCCGGGCGCTGACGCGGCGCGTCCTGGCGGTGACGCCGGGGCGCCTGCGCGAGCTCTCGGCCGAGTACGGGAAGTTCGTCATCGCCGTGGCCGGCGGCCCCGACAAGCGCCAGGCGATCCTCGGCGCCATGCGGGGGCGGTTCGCCAACGTCCTCGTCACCGACGAGGACACGGCCGCCGCGCTCCTGGCGGCGCCCCGGGAGGCCGAGGCCTAG